Below is a genomic region from Arcanobacterium haemolyticum DSM 20595.
CTAAAACAAGTGCTTCGATCGTATCGCCAAGATATTCTGCAGGGTAGTTTTCACTGTAAAATTCCAGTGCTCGCCGTGAATAGAGTTTGAATCCGGACGTTACATCTGTGAGCTTCACTTTGGCAAGGCGGCTCATAATTTTAGACATAACAACCATTGCCCACCATCGTGGCCCACTTGCGGTGTATGTTCCAACGCCAGCGAAGCGCGCGCCGATAATAACATCGGCTCCTTGCTGAGCTTCCGTGAGCATCTGGGCGATGTAACGCGGATCGTGTTGGCCATCGGCATCAACCTGGACCGCATACGTGTATCCTTTACGAACCGCATACCGGAAACCTGCACGCATTGCGCCGCCGACGCCAAGATTAATCGGTAAATCGAGGACTGCTGCTCCTGCTTGAGCCGCTACTGTGGCAGTGGCATCACGAGACCCATCATTAACAACGATGCAATCTGCAAACGGAACATGCGTTGTAATCGCATGAATAACATCAGTGATTGATTTTTCTTCATTCCAGGCCGGAATAATCACAAGGAGTTCGTTATGAGTCAAAGCTTTACCTTCCATACTGTGGGAAATTCTACACCAGGTTAGGCTAAGAGAACGAAGTCATATAGTGCACTCGCGATAAGATTGTGCGAGATGACGTAAAAGTAATAATCGGTCACTGGCAGCGAGGAGAATTTGTATTAATGGAGATTACTACACACAGTCGTTTCGCGAATACTGCGCAAAAGATGCGTAATCCGCGAATCCTTGCTGTTGTCTGTTTACTTGGCCTCTTGAGTGCCGGTTTTTCTTGGATCGTGGCATCACCGATTGGAGGTTCTCCCGATGATGATTTCCATATGGGGTCTATCTGGTGTCCTCGCCCGGCAGGTGAGTCATGTGCATCCAAAATGGTTGATGGCACTCTTCGAGTTCAAGTTCCAGAACCTGTTGCCCTAGCTACAGAATGCCACGCGTTCAAAGAAGCCCAACCTGCAAGTTGCCCGCGAGAATTATCAAATGACAAGCTAGCATTCACGTATCGTTACGATGAGGGGAATTACCCCACCACATATTATCGTTTCCATCATTTACTTATTTCTCATTCTGTAGCAGATTCTGTGATCTTGATGCGAACAGTGAATTTCCTGATCGCCGTTTTTCTTCTTGGCACAATCGGTTGGTTATTGCGGCCGGAGCACCGCCCAGCGTATGTATTCGCCATGCTCGGCGCATGGGTACCCATGGGTTTCTACTTCCTTACCTCGATGAATCCAAGTGCATGGGCGATTACAGGAGTTTTTGCATACGCAACAGCAATGTATGCGGCTTTCTTTGCAGAAGGTAAGCGCCGTTGGGGGCTCTTAGCGTGTGCCATTATTGGCGCATTCATGAGCTTTGCTTCCCGTGGAGATTCTGCGTTCTATATTTTTGTTGTAACTGCAGCGTTGCTCTGGGCAATCAAGATTAAACGATCTGATTGGCGTTTGTGGAGCTTAGCTGGTGCGTTGAGTATCTTCGGTTGTTACATGATGCTTGGCGGTGGCCAAGCAAACATTGTTGCCAATCATGCCACTGTTTCAGATAACTTCATCGGTAGTGTTTTGAGAACAACAATGGATCTTCCGCGATACTTTGCTGGATTTGTGAGCTTTGGCTATGGTCCAGGATGGTTTGATGTTCCACTTGATGTAACATTCCCACTCTTGGCTCTCTTTGCGTCAGGTTCTTTGCTTATGGCGGGCTTCCGTAGAGGAACATGGCGAAAGTGGATGGCAGTGTTGATGATCGCAGGTGCCATGTGCGGTATTCCAGTGCTTATCGTGGCAGTTGGTTCTTATCCGCATCTGGGGCCATACCAGCCCCGGTATATGTTGCCTTTGTTCGCTGTACTTTTCTTCTTCCTATTCGTACTGAGTAAAGAACGAATCCGTATTCTCGATTTCTCACAAAAAGTGGTTCTAGCAGGGATTCTTTTTATCGTTAATTCCTATACGCTTCACGCAGTGTTGTGGCGTTACGTTTCAGGAGCGCAAGGAATACGTCCAGTTAATATTGATGCTCACATGCACTGGTGGTGGGATATTCCAATTTCTCCAATGGGTGTGTGGTTCGTTGGTACAGTTGGCTTCCTGATAGCTATTGTGGCTGGGATGCTCTTATCCAGAGCCCCGGAAGAAAAAGAGGTTCTTGCGAATCGTGAAGTATCAGATTCTACGCTCGCGGTCTGAACGTAAAATTGTTGAAAAATGAATAGCGATGCCTAATAGAGGCCCGAACGTTAATGTACTGAGCGTTCGGGCCTCTAAGCTGAACGGAAGTAACATGAGCACGAAGCTTACCGTTGCTGTGGTGTACCAGCCTAGAAGGCATGCTTTGTAATTAGTGAGGGCAATGGTGATGGTTCCGCCTAAAACAAGAAGTGCAAGAAGCGTTGCATCCACAATCAATATTCCCAATATCATGCCTGTGGAACGGTAACTCGCACCAAAAACAGCATGCATGATCGTGGGTCCAATCAAGGCAACGATAGGGGAAGCACACAAGGCGAACCCTGATAATCCTAAAAATAACGTGCGCGTAGTTGACCGACGTTTTTCGGGATGAGTGACGTAGTGTGCAATGACTACTGATTGGAACGCGAAAATAGGCACCAGTAAAGGGGCACGAGTAATAGATACGGCCATCACAAGATCTGCTGAATTCTTATACTCGTCAAGCGAGGTCGTGAGCGCCATAAGTAGGGGGAAACCATTGATGAGTAGCGCGGTGGCGCCACTGGCAGCAAGTGCGAGTCCGATCTGACGTGTCATTTTTTTCCACGATACGCTCACTAAGAAGTGACTCGATCGGCATACCTGAGGATGTAAAAAGAACAAAAGCCAGAGAGCGAAAGCGATCACGGTTGCAATTTCGAACCGTAACGTCGTTGCTGCAGTTAGAGCCACGAGAGTTATGAACGTGAGGCGCCCAAGCGCTTCACAAGACGTTATAGAAGCAAACAAGTTCCAGTTTTTATTTCCGCCAAGAACTCCCAACAAGCTGACTTGGCCAGCGTAAAGTGTAAGCCCACACGCGATTAAAAGTGAGGTGAATGCGGCCGGATAATCTGTTTCTAAAACATGAGAAAGCAACGGAGAGACGGCTAAAAAGGCAAGACTTGCCAGAACGCCAATGGAGATCCCAAGAATCAGTGGACGTACTGATTCTTCCTTACGCGATATGAGGCTTTCGTTCGCAACAGCGCGGGTGACTTCTTGCTGAATTCCCGAAAGAATGCCTGTAATCAGGAAGAGCGTGGACCAGAACGCCAAGAAAATAGCATTATCTTCGGCCGTAAGTGTACGTGCCGTGATGATGAGAATAGAAAATCCGCTAAGTGCGGCAAAAATGGCACCGACCGATACGATTGCACTTGACTTAGGGGTTGTCGCTTCGGCCATGATACCTCCATTGCTAGACTTGGTTTAGTTTATCGTTGATGAAGGAATATGCAATGGTTATCGATATTATGGTTCCATATTGGGGCCGCGTTGATTGGCTTGAAGAACTAGTTTCTTCGGTGAAAGCACAGGATTGTGATCACTGGCGTCTTGTTATCATCGATGATTGTTACCCTGGAGATGCTGCTAAAAAATTCATTGACCAATGCGACGATGATCGAATCTCATACATACGCAATGAAGAAAATATTGGCCTGGCAAAGAACTTCCAACGATGCTTAGAACTATCATCTGCTGAATACGTTGTTATTCCTGGATGTGACGATCGGTTCTTACCCAACTACATTTCAGCGATGCAACGCACGATAGCGCAGGAACAGCCTGACATTGTGCAACCAGGTGTGAGAACCATTGATGAAAACGGCACAGTCATTTCCGGGCTAACCGAAAAAGTAAAGACTCTCATCCAGCCCAAAGATAGCCACTTATTAGAAGGCGAAATTGTTGCAACATCCCTCATGCGTGGGAATTGGCTTTACTGGCCATCTTTGATGATTAAACGAGAAAAAGCATTAGCCCACGGCTTCCGTGATTTCTTCATCATGCTAGATCTAGGCCTTATCGTAGACATGATTTTAGACGGAGCACGCTTATACGTTCTTGAAGAAATATGCTTCGAATACCGCCGTTCCGCATCGTCAGTATCAGGAAAAACAGCCATTGACGGGAAACGCTTCGTTGATGAACGTGCGTATTTTGCGCTCGTGGCTCGCCTTTTTGCGGAAAAAGGATGGAAAAAGGCAGCCCGTGCCGCACGTTTCCATATCACGTCGCGTATCCACGCAGGATTAAGAATGCCGAATGCTCTTATTCACCGTGATTTTTCTGGAATGAAAATGATCCTCGATCACCTTATCCGATAAACAACGGTGAGTGAACAGCGCAACTGGAGCGAACGTCGCGTCAATCCACATATAGTAAAATAAACCGTGAGAACACAAGGGAACGCAAGTACGCGATGCCCAAAACGTGTGGGGAGCACAAGAATCTATGGCGTTTATCAGTATCATTATTCCGGTCTACAACTCGGAAACATATCTAGCCCACTGCTTGGATAGTATCCATGCCCAATCATTTACAGACTGGGAAGTGGTGCTGGTGGATGATGGTTCGTCGGATTCATCGCCAGAATTGTGTGATCGATATGCGGAAAAAGATTCGCGTTTCACGGTGATTCACCAAGCCAACACAGGTACAAGCGGTGCGCGCAATGCCGGAATCGCTGCTGCGAAAGGTGGATACGTAACGTTCGTCGATAATGACGATTGGTGGATTGATTCTAATTGTTTGGAAAATATCTATCAAAAACTGACATTGCATCCGGTAGATATTTTGTGCCATAACAGCCTGTTGGCATCAAGTGGCGGCAAAGATATTGACTATGGGGAAGAAACTCATTATGCAGAAATAATTGATTCGTTATCAACCCCCGATGCGATAAAATTCCTGGTTGATAAAGACGTTTTAACGCGCGCAGTTTGGACTAAAGTGGTGCGGCGTGAATTGCTGGACATCCATTCAATCGAATTCCCAACCGGAATGAGAAATGAAGATACAGATTGGAGTGCGAAGGTACTAGCGTATTGCACATCGATCGGTTGGATTGATCAAAAGTTCTATGCCTATCGCGTAGGGCATAGCTATGCGCAAACAGCCCACAAACTTGCTGTTTCGTCCGTA
It encodes:
- a CDS encoding glycosyltransferase family 2 protein translates to MEGKALTHNELLVIIPAWNEEKSITDVIHAITTHVPFADCIVVNDGSRDATATVAAQAGAAVLDLPINLGVGGAMRAGFRYAVRKGYTYAVQVDADGQHDPRYIAQMLTEAQQGADVIIGARFAGVGTYTASGPRWWAMVVMSKIMSRLAKVKLTDVTSGFKLYSRRALEFYSENYPAEYLGDTIEALVLGIKSGLVVKQIGVEMHARTAGTPSHSPIKAAIYLVRATLALGIALMSRSRKA
- a CDS encoding DUF2142 domain-containing protein codes for the protein MEITTHSRFANTAQKMRNPRILAVVCLLGLLSAGFSWIVASPIGGSPDDDFHMGSIWCPRPAGESCASKMVDGTLRVQVPEPVALATECHAFKEAQPASCPRELSNDKLAFTYRYDEGNYPTTYYRFHHLLISHSVADSVILMRTVNFLIAVFLLGTIGWLLRPEHRPAYVFAMLGAWVPMGFYFLTSMNPSAWAITGVFAYATAMYAAFFAEGKRRWGLLACAIIGAFMSFASRGDSAFYIFVVTAALLWAIKIKRSDWRLWSLAGALSIFGCYMMLGGGQANIVANHATVSDNFIGSVLRTTMDLPRYFAGFVSFGYGPGWFDVPLDVTFPLLALFASGSLLMAGFRRGTWRKWMAVLMIAGAMCGIPVLIVAVGSYPHLGPYQPRYMLPLFAVLFFFLFVLSKERIRILDFSQKVVLAGILFIVNSYTLHAVLWRYVSGAQGIRPVNIDAHMHWWWDIPISPMGVWFVGTVGFLIAIVAGMLLSRAPEEKEVLANREVSDSTLAV
- a CDS encoding MATE family efflux transporter, with translation MAEATTPKSSAIVSVGAIFAALSGFSILIITARTLTAEDNAIFLAFWSTLFLITGILSGIQQEVTRAVANESLISRKEESVRPLILGISIGVLASLAFLAVSPLLSHVLETDYPAAFTSLLIACGLTLYAGQVSLLGVLGGNKNWNLFASITSCEALGRLTFITLVALTAATTLRFEIATVIAFALWLLFFLHPQVCRSSHFLVSVSWKKMTRQIGLALAASGATALLINGFPLLMALTTSLDEYKNSADLVMAVSITRAPLLVPIFAFQSVVIAHYVTHPEKRRSTTRTLFLGLSGFALCASPIVALIGPTIMHAVFGASYRSTGMILGILIVDATLLALLVLGGTITIALTNYKACLLGWYTTATVSFVLMLLPFSLEARTLSTLTFGPLLGIAIHFSTILRSDRERRI
- a CDS encoding glycosyltransferase family 2 protein, producing MVIDIMVPYWGRVDWLEELVSSVKAQDCDHWRLVIIDDCYPGDAAKKFIDQCDDDRISYIRNEENIGLAKNFQRCLELSSAEYVVIPGCDDRFLPNYISAMQRTIAQEQPDIVQPGVRTIDENGTVISGLTEKVKTLIQPKDSHLLEGEIVATSLMRGNWLYWPSLMIKREKALAHGFRDFFIMLDLGLIVDMILDGARLYVLEEICFEYRRSASSVSGKTAIDGKRFVDERAYFALVARLFAEKGWKKAARAARFHITSRIHAGLRMPNALIHRDFSGMKMILDHLIR
- a CDS encoding glycosyltransferase translates to MAFISIIIPVYNSETYLAHCLDSIHAQSFTDWEVVLVDDGSSDSSPELCDRYAEKDSRFTVIHQANTGTSGARNAGIAAAKGGYVTFVDNDDWWIDSNCLENIYQKLTLHPVDILCHNSLLASSGGKDIDYGEETHYAEIIDSLSTPDAIKFLVDKDVLTRAVWTKVVRRELLDIHSIEFPTGMRNEDTDWSAKVLAYCTSIGWIDQKFYAYRVGHSYAQTAHKLAVSSVNDLQKIIEENLLIAEQLDAEKGEALKAFLAYPLFVWAGQASALSLFKDGDRSRKALRAKMPHIFAHCNTPVVRIAGMMARIFGTAFTAKMLGIAFKKKYPQHS